The following proteins come from a genomic window of Populus nigra chromosome 6, ddPopNigr1.1, whole genome shotgun sequence:
- the LOC133697051 gene encoding receptor-like protein kinase FERONIA, producing the protein MKTENRNENSLLAPVTFLPFFFIACCTLPSSADKPPYYFPTEYSTAYDCSPSDSSHDAGFPYSKRYEIDFSSVSRVYAIDPSNREKPRISACFFSKQITLPFSVSDGPKFLRLYFKPVSYSGLDVSKALFSISVGPYTLITTSESSYSKYFPNSDYAIREFCVNTDGQILNVTFTPSPKVLGAYAFVNKIEIVSMPSKLYIQEDAPLSLVGKPSHYSMGNSTALEMMHRMNIGGDVISDLEDTGMFRRWTRDDDYFMSDDGNTSIVESEVEVKSSLLVPAYAAPLQVYTSARTILHTTESKYRATWRFPVDYGFYYLVRLHFCEISRIINRDGQRVFSIYINNQTAEDHADVFNWSHGAGIPIYRDYVVNVVNFSSYGEGVKDLSIALGSTDGSSAKYGSPILNGLEIFKLSDFSNNLAGPHPFGVMAAPHPHFSARDDAESYDVVIVARVAGSLLVACGAIGFLSHCCLFSSRSNRQKKSSKQDQSLGYCRIFTIAETKSATNNFADGLLIGTGGFGTVYKGAIDDGITNVAIKRADRSSHQGLKEFQTEISMLSKLRHGHLVSLIGYCTEEKEMILVYEYMAQGTLRDHLYKTQKPPLPWKQRLKICIGAARGLHYLHTGAKHTIIHRDIKTTNILLDEKWVPKVSDFGLSKLGPNNMTDSESHVSTIVKGSFGYLDPEYYRRQKLTEKSDVYSFGVVMFEVLCARPAVIPMGEIGEDEPEKVSLAEWALHCCQMGTLDQIIDPYLKGEIAPDCFKTFAGIARKCLEDRGSERPTMGDVLWNLELAMQQQEGVGRQEANGTMNGDLNIMIDNQRCSGFDISDPNPGVEFSDIMVPTGR; encoded by the coding sequence ATGAAGACCGAAAACCGAAATGAAAACTCGTTGCTTGCTCCAGTCACgtttcttcctttcttcttcaTAGCCTGTTGCACACTCCCCTCCTCTGCTGACAAGCCGCCATATTACTTTCCCACTGAATACAGTACTGCATATGATTGTTCTCCGTCAGATTCATCACACGATGCAGGATTCCCTTATAGCAAAagatatgaaattgatttttcatctGTTTCCAGAGTATATGCCATAGATCCTAGCAACCGTGAAAAACCGAGAATTTCTGCTTGCTTCTTCAGTAAGCAGATCACCTTGCCATTCAGTGTCTCTGATGGCCCCAAGTTCCTTCGACTTTACTTCAAACCAGTCTCATATTCAGGGTTAGACGTATCTAAGGCCTTGTTCTCCATCAGCGTTGGTCCGTATACACTAATAACTACTTCAGAGTCATCCTATTCTAAATATTTCCCAAATAGTGATTATGCTATCAGGGAATTCTGTGTCAACACGGATGGCCAGATATTAAATGTAACTTTCACACCCTCGCCAAAGGTTTTGGGTGCCTACGCTTTTGTCAACAAGATTGAGATAGTCTCAATGCCATCAAAGCTTTACATACAAGAAGATGCTCCGTTGTCACTTGTAGGAAAGCCTTCTCATTATTCCATGGGGAATTCTACAGCCCTCGAGATGATGCACCGGATGAACATAGGAGGAGATGTGATCTCTGATCTAGAAGATACTGGCATGTTTCGTCGCTGGACCAGGGATGATGATTATTTCATGAGTGATGATGGAAACACAAGTATTGTTGAATCAGAAGTTGAAGTCAAGTCGAGCTTACTGGTGCCTGCATATGCTGCTCCACTCCAAGTTTATACCTCTGCCAGGACAATTCTACATACAACAGAAAGCAAATACCGAGCTACATGGCGGTTCCCAGTTGATTATGGTTTCTATTACCTTGTTAGGCTCCATTTCTGTGAGATTTCTAGAATAATTAATCGAGATGGACAAAGAGTTTTCAGCATTTATATCAACAATCAAACTGCTGAGGATCATGCAGATGTTTTCAATTGGAGCCATGGGGCTGGAATTCCCATTTACAGAGACTACGTTGTGAACGTTGTGAACTTTTCGAGCTACGGAGAAGGCGTAAAGGATCTATCAATTGCATTGGGAAGTACTGATGGATCATCTGCAAAATATGGTAGTCCAATTCTGAATGGGCTAGAAATTTTCAAGTTGTCTGACTTTTCTAACAATCTTGCAGGTCCTCATCCATTTGGGGTCATGGCTGCACCTCATCCGCATTTTTCTGCACGAGATGATGCAGAAAGCTATGATGTGGTGATAGTTGCACGGGTAGCCGGCAGTCTTCTGGTTGCTTGTGGTGCAATAGGATTTCTAAGCCACTgttgtttattttcttctcgTTCAAATCGGCAGAAAAAATCCTCTAAGCAAGATCAATCATTAGGCTATTGCCGAATTTTTACAATTGCTGAGACAAAGTCAGCAACCAATAATTTTGCAGATGGCTTACTCATTGGCACCGGTGGATTTGGGACGGTCTACAAGGGAGCCATTGATGATGGCATCACAAACGTTGCTATAAAGCGTGCCGATCGAAGTTCACACCAAGGCTTAAAAGAGTTCCAAACTGAAATCTCCATGCTCTCAAAGCTCAGGCACGGCCACCTAGTATCTTTGATCGGATACTGCACTGAGGAAAAGGAAATGATACTTGTTTACGAGTACATGGCTCAAGGCACGCTACGTGATCATCTCTACAAGACACAGAAACCTCCACTTCCATGGAAGCAGAGGCTTAAGATTTGCATTGGTGCTGCACGAGGGCTGCACTACCTTCACACAGGTGCAAAACATACTATCATCCACCGTGACATCAAGACTACCAACATCTTGTTGGATGAAAAATGGGTGCCAAAAGTTTCAGATTTCGGATTATCAAAACTTGGCCCAAACAACATGACGGACTCTGAGTCACATGTTTCAACCATTGTTAAAGGTAGTTTTGGCTATCTGGATCCAGAGTATTATCGACGTCAAAAACTAACTGAAAAATCTGATGTGTACTCATTCGGGGTGGTGATGTTTGAGGTTCTATGTGCTAGGCCTGCTGTGATCCCCATGGGAGAAATTGGGGAAGATGAGCCCGAGAAAGTGAGTTTAGCTGAGTGGGCATTACATTGCTGCCAAATGGGGACCCTTGATCAGATAATTGATCCATATCTAAAAGGTGAGATAGCTCCCGACTGCTTCAAGACATTCGCAGGGATAGCAAGGAAATGTTTGGAAGATAGGGGAAGTGAAAGGCCAACAATGGGCGACGTATTATGGAACTTGGAGCTCGCAATGCAGCAACAGGAAGGTGTTGGCCGGCAAGAGGCTAATGGGACAATGAATGGTGATTTGAACATAATGATCGACAACCAACGCTGCAGTGGCTTCGATATTTCAGATCCAAACCCAGGGGTGGAGTTTTCTGATATTATGGTTCCGACCGGACGTTGA
- the LOC133696678 gene encoding cytochrome P450 CYP749A22-like — MWYGPKAQFVVTEPELVKEILNNKDRSYPKGDGPAYFKLLLGNNGVTTSEDENGKLWRTEDEIESEELVRGIRYSVIEIIKKREEKVKNGGANGFDDDFLAVLMNAFQDTDENKRISLEDLVDECKTFYIATHQFLACLDYPAFSNPSRLARRSQGIWPTKTKSRWHCKT; from the exons ATGTGGTATGGTCCTAAAGCACAATTTGTTGTTACGGAGCCGGAGCTAGTCAAAGAGATACTGAATAACAAGGATAGATCTTATCCGAAAGGAGATGGTCCAGCCTATTTCAAATTGCTGTTAGGAAACAATGGAGTCACAACATCAGAAGATGAAAATGG TAAACTGTGGAGGACCGAGGATGAGATAGAATCTGAGGAACTTGTGAGAGGAATACGCTACTCTGTGATCGagataataaagaaaagagaagaaaaggtcaAGAACGGAGGAGCAAATGgatttgatgatgattttcttgCAGTTCTCATGAATGCATTCCAAGACACTGATGAGAACAAGAGGATTTCATTAGAAGACCTGGTTGATGAGTGCAAGACATTTTACATTGCTACCCACCAATTCCTTGCTTGCCTGGATTATCCTGCTTTTAGCAATCCATCTAGATTGGCAAGAAGAAGCCAAGGTATTTGGCCAACAAAAACCAAATCCAGATGGCATTGCAAAACCTAA